The stretch of DNA TTCGAACGTGTCCGTGGACATCCAACCTGGCGGAGGCCATCTAACCGCGTCCTCAAAAACTTTTCTACTTGTCCaacctttccttttttttcaaatTATCTAGATCAATAGCAATTTGACCATACATTTAAATAGTTGCAAACAAATGCAACTACTAGCAAAAGCATCGGATATTCAATAAATTTTCTATGACGGAGGTGAAAGAGGCGGCAGATTTTTGCAACAATTGTTGCGTGTTTGATTGATTATACAGATGAGCGGCGTAGTACTTTAGTGGCTTGTATTAGGGAGTGCGGTGGAGGGCGGACGGAGGTAAAGGAGGCCAAAGAGTGATGCGGCAATTGTTGCATGATAGGCTGACCGTAGTGATGTACAACGGCCTGTGCAGGGCGGGTCATGGGGCGATTGCGTGGGTAGTTCTGACACAGTGGTCCTTCGTGGAGGACGAGCTCTGGTCTGAACGGCCGCCTGCACCTTCTTCTTCGCCCTCTCCTTCACGCACCGCTCTTGCCGTTTGATAATCTCTAAACTCACCGGCACGAAAGCATGGCGGACGGGATCCGGATCCAGTAGGACAATAACCTTCAAGATGGGCTGCGATGAGTCCATCGCGGTGGCGGCAGACAGCGGAAGGCCTCGAAAATGGATGGGGGCGGCGAAGCTTGGTGGAAAGAGGCTGGGGTTTGACATGGGAACAATGGCAAAAATTTATCAAATTGCATGGGCCGCTGATGGTGTTTTGGATGGGCCCGAGGTGCCGTGTAGTCCGACATGACGAACGGTCCCCCCCCGCGATTTGAAGCCGGACTATGGGATACGTCCGAACCGATGCGACTGATATAGTTTATAGTTATCCATGTTAGAGGGTTATAAATTCCAAACACTTGAGACTGGTTTAAAAATCCGCGTTGGTGATGCCATATTGCTATTGATGCACAAGCTGGCAACAGCCGAAGGCAGCTCGGCCAGGCCGGGACAAACATATCTCCACCGGCCGGGAAAACGTTTTATGGCACATGCAGATGGTATGAATTTACAGATCGGCCGAGCTCGTATCACTATCTACTAATTAAGCTGAATCGTCACAATCATATCGTCGAGGAGATCATGTGACGCATCAAAAGGGACTGGTGGTATTTAAGAGGGGAGATCCTGTCCGTCCTCGGCCGCGACAGGCAGGAGGAAGATTTCCGCTTTACTCGCCGCGCGCGTACAAGTACACGCGATCCGGTCCGGCACGTGTGTCGTGTGGTATCCGGCCTCCGTGCCGTATCCAGATCCTGTGGATCCCTGCACAGCTGCACTAGGATCTCCCGCGCTGCACTACCTTCTCTATTTTCCGAGACCCGtcgcctcgccctcgccctcgttcACCCTCGGCCCTCCATATAAACGCACCACCCTGGATGGCCCCTTCTTGATTGTGACGACCCACGGGAGACGAGAGAGATACTGCTACAGACTCGCGCGCGTATCTTTCTTCTTTCTATCCTAGCGATCGGCACGAAGCTTTCGAGATGTCGAGCGTCGCCGGAGGCGTGGTTGGGACGACGGCCGTGTTTTcgggggccggcggcggcgcgcctCTTCACGTTCTCGCGGTGGACGACAGCTCCGTCGACCGCGCCGTCATCTCCGGCATCCTTCGCAGCTCTCGGTTCCGTGGTGAGTCCAATCGTGGGTCTGGTTGCAGCATCGCCATTGAATCTGTGCGCGTTTGCATGCATGAGAAGTGACCGAGTGCATCTGTTGTTGGTTTCGTGGGCAGTGACGGCCGTGGATAGCGGGAAGAGGGCCCTGGAGCTGCTAGGATCGGTACGCCTTTGATTTCTCTCTTTGTCTCTTTATTGGCTGTATGTAATCTTTTGGCATTTTTAGTATCTTCTGAATAGTACGTATTTCTGATCTGCTTCTGCGTTTGGGGATCGCGTCCAGGAGCCCAATGTGAGCATGATAATTACGGATTACTGGATGCCGGAGATGACGGGATACGAGCTCCTAAAGAAGGTCAAGGTGCGTGGtactctatttttttcttcttctccaaaagTCCTGCCCAGTGGCAATCTTA from Triticum dicoccoides isolate Atlit2015 ecotype Zavitan chromosome 6A, WEW_v2.0, whole genome shotgun sequence encodes:
- the LOC119319297 gene encoding two-component response regulator ORR11; this encodes MSSVAGGVVGTTAVFSGAGGGAPLHVLAVDDSSVDRAVISGILRSSRFRVTAVDSGKRALELLGSEPNVSMIITDYWMPEMTGYELLKKVKESSTLKQIPVVIMSSENVPTRISRCLEEGAEDFLMKPVRPSDVSRVFNRVLP